From the Oncorhynchus keta strain PuntledgeMale-10-30-2019 unplaced genomic scaffold, Oket_V2 Un_contig_6200_pilon_pilon, whole genome shotgun sequence genome, one window contains:
- the LOC127925746 gene encoding uncharacterized protein LOC127925746 isoform X42, which yields MRVVHISDTLSNCNKVHISDTLSNKVHISDTLSNCNKVHISDTVSNKVHISDTVSNCNKVHISDTVSNCNKVHISDTVSNKVHISDTVSNCNKLHISDTVSNCNKVHISDTLSNCNKVHISDTLSNKVHISDTVSNCNKLHISDTVSNCNKVHISDTVSNKVHISDTVSNCNKLHISDTVSNCNKHHISDTVSNCNKVHLSDTVSNKVHISDTVSNKVHISDTVSNCNKVHISDTVSNCNKVHISDTVSNCNKVHISDTVSNCNKVHISDTVSNCNKVHISDTVSNCNKVHISDTVSNKVHLSDTVSNCNKLPISDTVSNKVHISDTVSNCNKVHISDTVSNCNKVHISDTVSNCNKVHISDTVSNCNKLSLSTLHCHTGRRRWRKGLLQTDCSWRKGLLQTDCSWRKGLLQTDCSWRKGLLQTDCSWRKGLLQTDCSWRKGLLQTDCSWRKGLLQTDCSWRKGLLQTDCSWRKGLIQTDCSWRKGLLQTDCSWRKGLIQTGCSWRKGLIQTGCSWRKGLLQTDCSWRKGLLQTDCSWRKGLLQTDCSWRKGLLQTGCSWRKGLLQTGCSWRKGLLQTGCSWRKGLLQTDCSWRKGLLQTDCSWRKGLLQTDCSWRKGLLQTGCSWRKGLLQTDCSWRKGLLQTDCSWRKGLLQTDCSWRKGLLQTGCSWRKGLLQTDCSWRKGLLQTDCSWRKGLLQTDCSWRKGLLQTDCSWRKGLLQTDCSWRKGLLQTDCSWRKGLLQTDCSWRKGLLQTDCSWRKGLLQTDCSWRKGLLQTDCSWRKGLLQTDCSWRKGLLQTDCSWRKGLLQTDCSWRKGLLQTDCSWRKGLLQTGCSWRKGLYRFSRLPACQHHSTMTRHGLWNISLEAKYCVSIG from the exons ATGAGAGTGGTTCACATATCAGACACCCTCTCCAACTGCAACAAGGTTCACATCTCAGACACCCTCTCCAACAAGGTTCACATATCAGACACCCTCTCCAACTGCAACAAGGTTCACATCTCAGACACCGTCTCCAACAAGGTTCACATCTCAGACACCGTCTCCAACTGCAACAAGGTTCACATATCAGACACCGTCTCCAACTGCAACAAGGTTCACATCTCAGACACCGTCTCCAACAAGGTTCACATATCAGACACCGTCTCCAACTGCAACAAGCTTCACATATCAGACACCGTCTCCAACTGCAACAAGGTTCACATATCAGACACCCTCTCCAACTGCAACAAGGTTCACATCTCAGACACCCTCTCCAACAAGGTTCACATCTCAGACACCGTCTCCAACTGCAACAAACTTCACATCTCAGACACCGTCTCCAACTGCAACAAGGTTCACATCTCAGACACCGTCTCCAACAAGGTTCACATATCAGACACCGTCTCCAACTGCAACAAACTTCACATATCAGACACCGTCTCCAACTGCAACAAACATCACATCTCAGACACCGTCTCCAACTGCAACAAGGTTCACCTCTCAGACACCGTCTCCAACAAGGTTCACATCTCAGACACCGTCTCCAACAAGGTTCACATCTCAGACACCGTCTCCAACTGCAACAAGGTTCACATCTCAGACACCGTCTCCAACTGCAACAAGGTTCACATCTCAGACACCGTCTCCAACTGCAACAAGGTTCACATATCAGACACCGTCTCCAACTGCAACAAGGTTCACATATCAGACACCGTCTCCAACTGCAACAAGGTTCACATATCAGACACCGTCTCCAACTGCAACAAGGTTCACATCTCAGACACCGTCTCCAACAAG GTTCACCTCTCAGACACCGTCTCCAACTGCAACAAACTTCCCATCTCAGACACCGTCTCCAACAAGGTTCACATCTCAGACACCGTCTCCAACTGCAACAAGGTTCACATCTCAGACACCGTCTCCAACTGCAACAAGGTTCACATATCAGACACCGTCTCCAACTGCAACAAGGTTCACATCTCAGACACCGTCTCCAACTGCAACAAACTTTCACTCTCTACTTTACACTGCCACACGGGACGGAGACGCtggaggaaaggcctgttacagacagactgctcttggaggaaaggcctgttacagacagactgctcttggaggaaaggcctgttacagacagactgctcttggaggaaaggcctgttacagacagactgctcttggaggaaaggcctgttacagacagactgctcttggaggaaaggcctgttacagacagactgctcttggaggaaaggcctgttacagacagactgctcttggaggaaaggcctgttacagacagactgctcttggaggaaaggcctgatacagacagactgctcttggaggaaaggcctgttacagacagactgctcttggaggaaaggcctgaTACAGACAGgttgctcttggaggaaaggcctgaTACAGACAGGctgctcttggaggaaaggcctgttacagacag actgctcttggaggaaaggcctgttacagacagactgctcttggaggaaaggcctgttacagacag actgctcttggaggaaaggcctgttacagacaggttgctcttggaggaaaggcctgttacagacaggttgctcttggaggaaaggcctgttacagacaggttgctcttggaggaaaggcctgttacagacagactgctcttggaggaaaggcctgttacagacagactgctcttggaggaaaggcctgttacagacagactgctcttggaggaaaggcctgttacagacaggttgctcttggaggaaaggcctgttacagacagactgctcttggaggaaaggcctgttacagacagactgctcttggaggaaaggcctgttacagacagactgctcttggaggaaaggcctgttacagacaggttgctcttggaggaaaggcctgttacagacagactgctcttggaggaaaggcctgttacagacagactgctcttggaggaaaggcctgttacagacagactgctcttggaggaaaggcctgttacagacagactgctcttggaggaaaggcctgttacagacagactgctcttggaggaaaggcctgttacagacagactgctcttggaggaaaggcctgttacagacagactgctcttggaggaaaggcctgttacagacagactgctcttggaggaaaggcctgttacagacagactgctcttggaggaaaggcctgttacagacagactgctcttggaggaaaggcctgttacagacagactgctcttggaggaaaggcctgttacagacagactgctcttggaggaaaggcctgttacagacagactgctcttggaggaaaggcctgttacagacagactgctcttggaggaaaggcctgttacagacaggttgctcttggaggaaaggcctgtATCGTTTCAGCCGACTGCCAGCTTGTCAACATCACAGTACCATGACAAGACATGGGTTGTGGAATATCAGTTTAGAAGCTAAATactgtgtttctattggctag
- the LOC127925746 gene encoding uncharacterized protein LOC127925746 isoform X11: protein MRVVHISDTLSNCNKVHISDTLSNKVHISDTLSNCNKVHISDTVSNKVHISDTVSNCNKVHISDTVSNCNKVHISDTVSNKVHISDTVSNCNKLHISDTVSNCNKVHISDTLSNCNKVHISDTLSNKVHISDTVSNCNKLHISDTVSNCNKVHISDTVSNKVHISDTVSNCNKLHISDTVSNCNKHHISDTVSNCNKVHLSDTVSNKVHISDTVSNKVHISDTVSNCNKVHISDTVSNCNKVHISDTVSNCNKVHISDTVSNCNKVHISDTVSNCNKVHISDTVSNCNKVHISDTVSNKVHLSDTVSNCNKLPISDTVSNKVHISDTVSNCNKVHISDTVSNCNKVHISDTVSNCNKVHISDTVSNCNKLSLSTLHCHTGRRRWRKGLLQTDCSWRKGLLQTDCSWRKGLLQTDCSWRKGLLQTDCSWRKGLLQTDCSWRKGLLQTDCSWRKGLLQTDCSWRKGLLQTDCSWRKGLIQTDCSWRKGLLQTDCSWRKGLIQTGCSWRKGLIQTGCSWRKGLLQTDCSWRKGLLQTDCSWRKGLLQTDCSWRKGLLQTGCSWRKGLLQTDCSWRKGLLQTDCSWRKGLLQTDCSWRKGLLQTGCSWRKGLLQTGCSWRKGLLQTDCSWRKGLLQTDCSWRKGLLQTGCSWRKGLLQTDCSWRKGLLQTDCSWRKGLLQTGCSWRKGLLQTDCSWRKGLLQTDCSWRKGLIQTDCSWRKGLLQTDCSWRKGLLQTGCSWRKGLLQTGCSWRKGLLQTDCSWRKGLLQTGCSWRKGLLQTGCSWRKGLLQTGCSWRKGLLQTDCSWRKGLLQTDCSWRKGLLQTDCSWRKGLLQTGCSWRKGLLQTDCSWRKGLLQTDCSWRKGLLQTDCSWRKGLLQTGCSWRKGLLQTDCSWRKGLLQTDCSWRKGLLQTDCSWRKGLLQTDCSWRKGLLQTDCSWRKGLLQTDCSWRKGLLQTDCSWRKGLLQTDCSWRKGLLQTDCSWRKGLLQTDCSWRKGLLQTDCSWRKGLLQTDCSWRKGLLQTDCSWRKGLLQTDCSWRKGLLQTGCSWRKGLYRFSRLPACQHHSTMTRHGLWNISLEAKYCVSIG from the exons ATGAGAGTGGTTCACATATCAGACACCCTCTCCAACTGCAACAAGGTTCACATCTCAGACACCCTCTCCAACAAGGTTCACATATCAGACACCCTCTCCAACTGCAACAAGGTTCACATCTCAGACACCGTCTCCAACAAGGTTCACATCTCAGACACCGTCTCCAACTGCAACAAGGTTCACATATCAGACACCGTCTCCAACTGCAACAAGGTTCACATCTCAGACACCGTCTCCAACAAGGTTCACATATCAGACACCGTCTCCAACTGCAACAAGCTTCACATATCAGACACCGTCTCCAACTGCAACAAGGTTCACATATCAGACACCCTCTCCAACTGCAACAAGGTTCACATCTCAGACACCCTCTCCAACAAGGTTCACATCTCAGACACCGTCTCCAACTGCAACAAACTTCACATCTCAGACACCGTCTCCAACTGCAACAAGGTTCACATCTCAGACACCGTCTCCAACAAGGTTCACATATCAGACACCGTCTCCAACTGCAACAAACTTCACATATCAGACACCGTCTCCAACTGCAACAAACATCACATCTCAGACACCGTCTCCAACTGCAACAAGGTTCACCTCTCAGACACCGTCTCCAACAAGGTTCACATCTCAGACACCGTCTCCAACAAGGTTCACATCTCAGACACCGTCTCCAACTGCAACAAGGTTCACATCTCAGACACCGTCTCCAACTGCAACAAGGTTCACATCTCAGACACCGTCTCCAACTGCAACAAGGTTCACATATCAGACACCGTCTCCAACTGCAACAAGGTTCACATATCAGACACCGTCTCCAACTGCAACAAGGTTCACATATCAGACACCGTCTCCAACTGCAACAAGGTTCACATCTCAGACACCGTCTCCAACAAG GTTCACCTCTCAGACACCGTCTCCAACTGCAACAAACTTCCCATCTCAGACACCGTCTCCAACAAGGTTCACATCTCAGACACCGTCTCCAACTGCAACAAGGTTCACATCTCAGACACCGTCTCCAACTGCAACAAGGTTCACATATCAGACACCGTCTCCAACTGCAACAAGGTTCACATCTCAGACACCGTCTCCAACTGCAACAAACTTTCACTCTCTACTTTACACTGCCACACGGGACGGAGACGCtggaggaaaggcctgttacagacagactgctcttggaggaaaggcctgttacagacagactgctcttggaggaaaggcctgttacagacagactgctcttggaggaaaggcctgttacagacagactgctcttggaggaaaggcctgttacagacagactgctcttggaggaaaggcctgttacagacagactgctcttggaggaaaggcctgttacagacagactgctcttggaggaaaggcctgttacagacagactgctcttggaggaaaggcctgatacagacagactgctcttggaggaaaggcctgttacagacagactgctcttggaggaaaggcctgaTACAGACAGgttgctcttggaggaaaggcctgaTACAGACAGGctgctcttggaggaaaggcctgttacagacag actgctcttggaggaaaggcctgttacagacagactgctcttggaggaaaggcctgttacagacagactgctcttggaggaaaggcctgttacagacaggttgctcttggaggaaaggcctgttacagacagactgctcttggaggaaaggcctgttacagacagactgctcttggaggaaaggcctgttacagacagactgctcttggaggaaaggcctgttacagacaggttgctcttggaggaaaggcctgttacagacaggttgctcttggaggaaaggcctgttacagacagactgctcttggaggaaaggcctgttacagacagactgctcttggaggaaaggcctgttacagacaggttgctcttggaggaaaggcctgttacagacagactgctcttggaggaaaggcctgttacagacagattgctcttggaggaaaggcctgttacagacaggttgctcttggaggaaaggcctgttacagacagactgctcttggaggaaaggcctgttacagacagactgctcttggaggaaaggcctgatacagacagactgctcttggaggaaaggcctgttacagacagactgctcttggaggaaaggcctgttacagacaggttgctcttggaggaaaggcctgttacagacaggttgctcttggaggaaaggcctgttacagacagactgctcttggaggaaaggcctgttacagacaggttgctcttggaggaaaggcctgttacagacaggttgctcttggaggaaaggcctgttacagacaggttgctcttggaggaaaggcctgttacagacagactgctcttggaggaaaggcctgttacagacagactgctcttggaggaaaggcctgttacagacagactgctcttggaggaaaggcctgttacagacaggttgctcttggaggaaaggcctgttacagacagactgctcttggaggaaaggcctgttacagacagactgctcttggaggaaaggcctgttacagacagactgctcttggaggaaaggcctgttacagacaggttgctcttggaggaaaggcctgttacagacagactgctcttggaggaaaggcctgttacagacagactgctcttggaggaaaggcctgttacagacagactgctcttggaggaaaggcctgttacagacagactgctcttggaggaaaggcctgttacagacagactgctcttggaggaaaggcctgttacagacagactgctcttggaggaaaggcctgttacagacagactgctcttggaggaaaggcctgttacagacagactgctcttggaggaaaggcctgttacagacagactgctcttggaggaaaggcctgttacagacagactgctcttggaggaaaggcctgttacagacagactgctcttggaggaaaggcctgttacagacagactgctcttggaggaaaggcctgttacagacagactgctcttggaggaaaggcctgttacagacagactgctcttggaggaaaggcctgttacagacaggttgctcttggaggaaaggcctgtATCGTTTCAGCCGACTGCCAGCTTGTCAACATCACAGTACCATGACAAGACATGGGTTGTGGAATATCAGTTTAGAAGCTAAATactgtgtttctattggctag
- the LOC127925746 gene encoding uncharacterized protein LOC127925746 isoform X12 encodes MRVVHISDTLSNCNKVHISDTLSNKVHISDTLSNCNKVHISDTVSNKVHISDTVSNCNKVHISDTVSNCNKVHISDTVSNKVHISDTVSNCNKLHISDTVSNCNKVHISDTLSNCNKVHISDTLSNKVHISDTVSNCNKLHISDTVSNCNKVHISDTVSNKVHISDTVSNCNKLHISDTVSNCNKHHISDTVSNCNKVHLSDTVSNKVHISDTVSNKVHISDTVSNCNKVHISDTVSNCNKVHISDTVSNCNKVHISDTVSNCNKVHISDTVSNCNKVHISDTVSNCNKVHISDTVSNKVHLSDTVSNCNKLPISDTVSNKVHISDTVSNCNKVHISDTVSNCNKVHISDTVSNCNKVHISDTVSNCNKLSLSTLHCHTGRRRWRKGLLQTDCSWRKGLLQTDCSWRKGLLQTDCSWRKGLLQTDCSWRKGLLQTDCSWRKGLLQTDCSWRKGLLQTDCSWRKGLLQTDCSWRKGLIQTDCSWRKGLLQTDCSWRKGLIQTGCSWRKGLIQTGCSWRKGLLQTDCSWRKGLLQTDCSWRKGLLQTGCSWRKGLLQTDCSWRKGLLQTDCSWRKGLLQTDCSWRKGLLQTGCSWRKGLLQTGCSWRKGLLQTDCSWRKGLLQTDCSWRKGLLQTGCSWRKGLLQTDCSWRKGLLQTDCSWRKGLLQTGCSWRKGLLQTDCSWRKGLLQTDCSWRKGLIQTDCSWRKGLLQTDCSWRKGLLQTGCSWRKGLLQTGCSWRKGLLQTDCSWRKGLLQTGCSWRKGLLQTGCSWRKGLLQTGCSWRKGLLQTDCSWRKGLLQTDCSWRKGLLQTDCSWRKGLLQTGCSWRKGLLQTDCSWRKGLLQTDCSWRKGLLQTDCSWRKGLLQTGCSWRKGLLQTDCSWRKGLLQTDCSWRKGLLQTDCSWRKGLLQTDCSWRKGLLQTDCSWRKGLLQTDCSWRKGLLQTDCSWRKGLLQTDCSWRKGLLQTDCSWRKGLLQTDCSWRKGLLQTDCSWRKGLLQTDCSWRKGLLQTDCSWRKGLLQTDCSWRKGLLQTGCSWRKGLYRFSRLPACQHHSTMTRHGLWNISLEAKYCVSIG; translated from the exons ATGAGAGTGGTTCACATATCAGACACCCTCTCCAACTGCAACAAGGTTCACATCTCAGACACCCTCTCCAACAAGGTTCACATATCAGACACCCTCTCCAACTGCAACAAGGTTCACATCTCAGACACCGTCTCCAACAAGGTTCACATCTCAGACACCGTCTCCAACTGCAACAAGGTTCACATATCAGACACCGTCTCCAACTGCAACAAGGTTCACATCTCAGACACCGTCTCCAACAAGGTTCACATATCAGACACCGTCTCCAACTGCAACAAGCTTCACATATCAGACACCGTCTCCAACTGCAACAAGGTTCACATATCAGACACCCTCTCCAACTGCAACAAGGTTCACATCTCAGACACCCTCTCCAACAAGGTTCACATCTCAGACACCGTCTCCAACTGCAACAAACTTCACATCTCAGACACCGTCTCCAACTGCAACAAGGTTCACATCTCAGACACCGTCTCCAACAAGGTTCACATATCAGACACCGTCTCCAACTGCAACAAACTTCACATATCAGACACCGTCTCCAACTGCAACAAACATCACATCTCAGACACCGTCTCCAACTGCAACAAGGTTCACCTCTCAGACACCGTCTCCAACAAGGTTCACATCTCAGACACCGTCTCCAACAAGGTTCACATCTCAGACACCGTCTCCAACTGCAACAAGGTTCACATCTCAGACACCGTCTCCAACTGCAACAAGGTTCACATCTCAGACACCGTCTCCAACTGCAACAAGGTTCACATATCAGACACCGTCTCCAACTGCAACAAGGTTCACATATCAGACACCGTCTCCAACTGCAACAAGGTTCACATATCAGACACCGTCTCCAACTGCAACAAGGTTCACATCTCAGACACCGTCTCCAACAAG GTTCACCTCTCAGACACCGTCTCCAACTGCAACAAACTTCCCATCTCAGACACCGTCTCCAACAAGGTTCACATCTCAGACACCGTCTCCAACTGCAACAAGGTTCACATCTCAGACACCGTCTCCAACTGCAACAAGGTTCACATATCAGACACCGTCTCCAACTGCAACAAGGTTCACATCTCAGACACCGTCTCCAACTGCAACAAACTTTCACTCTCTACTTTACACTGCCACACGGGACGGAGACGCtggaggaaaggcctgttacagacagactgctcttggaggaaaggcctgttacagacagactgctcttggaggaaaggcctgttacagacagactgctcttggaggaaaggcctgttacagacagactgctcttggaggaaaggcctgttacagacagactgctcttggaggaaaggcctgttacagacagactgctcttggaggaaaggcctgttacagacagactgctcttggaggaaaggcctgttacagacagactgctcttggaggaaaggcctgatacagacagactgctcttggaggaaaggcctgttacagacagactgctcttggaggaaaggcctgaTACAGACAGgttgctcttggaggaaaggcctgaTACAGACAGGctgctcttggaggaaaggcctgttacagacag actgctcttggaggaaaggcctgttacagacagactgctcttggaggaaaggcctgttacagacaggttgctcttggaggaaaggcctgttacagacagactgctcttggaggaaaggcctgttacagacagactgctcttggaggaaaggcctgttacagacagactgctcttggaggaaaggcctgttacagacaggttgctcttggaggaaaggcctgttacagacaggttgctcttggaggaaaggcctgttacagacagactgctcttggaggaaaggcctgttacagacagactgctcttggaggaaaggcctgttacagacaggttgctcttggaggaaaggcctgttacagacagactgctcttggaggaaaggcctgttacagacagattgctcttggaggaaaggcctgttacagacaggttgctcttggaggaaaggcctgttacagacagactgctcttggaggaaaggcctgttacagacagactgctcttggaggaaaggcctgatacagacagactgctcttggaggaaaggcctgttacagacagactgctcttggaggaaaggcctgttacagacaggttgctcttggaggaaaggcctgttacagacaggttgctcttggaggaaaggcctgttacagacagactgctcttggaggaaaggcctgttacagacaggttgctcttggaggaaaggcctgttacagacaggttgctcttggaggaaaggcctgttacagacaggttgctcttggaggaaaggcctgttacagacagactgctcttggaggaaaggcctgttacagacagactgctcttggaggaaaggcctgttacagacagactgctcttggaggaaaggcctgttacagacaggttgctcttggaggaaaggcctgttacagacagactgctcttggaggaaaggcctgttacagacagactgctcttggaggaaaggcctgttacagacagactgctcttggaggaaaggcctgttacagacaggttgctcttggaggaaaggcctgttacagacagactgctcttggaggaaaggcctgttacagacagactgctcttggaggaaaggcctgttacagacagactgctcttggaggaaaggcctgttacagacagactgctcttggaggaaaggcctgttacagacagactgctcttggaggaaaggcctgttacagacagactgctcttggaggaaaggcctgttacagacagactgctcttggaggaaaggcctgttacagacagactgctcttggaggaaaggcctgttacagacagactgctcttggaggaaaggcctgttacagacagactgctcttggaggaaaggcctgttacagacagactgctcttggaggaaaggcctgttacagacagactgctcttggaggaaaggcctgttacagacagactgctcttggaggaaaggcctgttacagacagactgctcttggaggaaaggcctgttacagacaggttgctcttggaggaaaggcctgtATCGTTTCAGCCGACTGCCAGCTTGTCAACATCACAGTACCATGACAAGACATGGGTTGTGGAATATCAGTTTAGAAGCTAAATactgtgtttctattggctag